In Candidatus Acetothermia bacterium, the following are encoded in one genomic region:
- a CDS encoding methyltransferase, producing MLKVKRHRFIRRYYVYAKGKWEAVTYDPDNPDRANLATPYSDHPVIVRLQGAWPTSSSTQPSLVARMPELLDILPGMRVLEIGTGTGYNAALLAELLGDPGLVWTVESQPDVAEEAKEVLAREGYGGVHVAMGDGFYGAPEGAPYDRIEATVGCSDLSPHWLEQLSPQGFMLIPLQHGHWHPLVRVTHRAGHPGQAQGEIVGWHPEGEAKAGERLYARLLDVLARWERLGRPGLDDYQLIFIPKSDPLGPNGDPGRTWLIERARFWEAVRLP from the coding sequence ATGTTGAAGGTGAAGCGTCACCGTTTCATCCGGCGCTATTATGTGTATGCTAAGGGTAAGTGGGAAGCGGTGACATATGATCCAGATAATCCGGATCGAGCAAATCTAGCTACACCGTATTCAGATCACCCAGTCATCGTTCGTCTTCAGGGGGCATGGCCGACGAGTTCTTCTACTCAACCTTCGCTGGTGGCCCGGATGCCCGAACTTCTGGATATCCTGCCCGGGATGCGGGTTCTCGAAATCGGTACGGGCACAGGATACAACGCCGCCCTCCTTGCCGAACTGCTGGGAGACCCAGGCTTAGTGTGGACGGTGGAATCCCAGCCCGACGTGGCCGAAGAGGCCAAAGAAGTTCTGGCCAGGGAAGGCTATGGCGGAGTCCACGTGGCGATGGGCGACGGGTTCTACGGTGCTCCGGAAGGGGCCCCTTACGATCGGATCGAAGCCACCGTGGGCTGTTCCGATCTTTCCCCACACTGGCTGGAGCAGCTTTCCCCGCAGGGGTTCATGCTCATCCCGCTTCAGCACGGCCATTGGCACCCCTTGGTCCGGGTGACCCATCGGGCCGGACACCCCGGCCAAGCCCAGGGCGAGATCGTGGGTTGGCATCCGGAAGGGGAGGCCAAAGCGGGTGAACGGCTCTACGCGCGCCTTCTGGATGTTCTTGCCCGCTGGGAACGTCTTGGACGGCCAGGCCTCGACGACTACCAACTGATCTTCATACCGAAGTCCGACCCCCTTGGCCCCAACGGGGACCCGGGGCGGACGTGGCTCATCGAACGGGCCCGGTTCTGGGAAGCGGTACGCCTCCCCTGA